One Ranitomeya variabilis isolate aRanVar5 chromosome 4, aRanVar5.hap1, whole genome shotgun sequence genomic window, ATACCAGATCTTCAAACTGCGAAACATTTCACTGGTTTTGAAGACACAGCTTGAATATAGTTTGGTCCTTTCTGTGGTACGTACAGATGTGAAACCTGAATGATAAAGAAACGGGGCAAAAATATCAAAGCTTTTGAAACTTGATGCTGGAGAGGGATGTTATCAATGCCAtggatagaaaaaacaaaacaaatcaattttggaacaaatcaagccagatatgtcactcgaagcaaggatcaccaatctATGACTTGCCTTCTTTGTACACATTGTATGAAGaccgcaatcactggagaaggatatCATGATCGGAAGAACAGAAAAAACTAGGTGAAGAGGAAGACCCACAAACCGATTTGCCTTATATTATCAAGATAACGGCAcagaagaccctggtggatctatctaggtttgcacaagatcgatcttcctatagaacgttcatccatcaagtcgctgtggctcaagatcaagctgaaggctgttatctaAAATGAACAGTTGTGAGCCTATTTTATTTAAGTAGATAATCATCAGACTAGAATTCATAGAAATGCTCAACCTGATTATCCACCTGTGTAAACAAGCTGATGATCACCTTACAAACAAGCAAAACACTTGTCAGGTGATCGGATAGTtaatgatggtaaaaaaaaatcattgttattGGAATATCATAGCACTGTTTAAACATGGGATTTCCTTGCgataacatgatactgtgtggGGACAGACCATTTGTTTTAGTGATCGTTGTGTCCCATGACTGCTTGGCAGATTGTGTAAACAGGCCAATAAATGAGCATGGAACATCTTGTATATAGTCTAGCAATGCTTATTTAAGAGCCTCAAATTGGCCTATACTTATAATAATTGACAATAATTAAAATCCAATTTGTTCTTGGCAGATGATTGTATCAGGAAGTTGGTGATATCTTCAGATTGTGAAGCAGAGGATTATGATAGCACACAAGATGCATATGAAGAGCATGCCTTGTTTTCGGATATACCATCAGCCCTTCACAGCGAAGATCTATCGTCTGATCCCTCTGAACAGTTCCTATCTTATAAATCATCAAAGATGGTTAAGCAAAATAAAAGCCACAGAACGGAAAATGAAGTTCAAAAACCTATTGCAAAGAAGTCAATTTCGTATTCAGAATGTTCGAAACCTTATAGCAGTgaatcaaatcttgttacacataaAAAGAGAATACATGGAGGGCTGAAAACAtttgcatgttcagaatgtgagaaatgtttcacCCGTAAGTCATGTCTTCTTAGACATCATAAAAGTcatacaggggaaaagccattttcctgtttagaatgtgggaaaagttttaatgAGAAATCGCATCTTGTTGCACATCGGAGaattcacacaggcgagaagccatattcatgttcagaatgtggaaaacgttttggtgttaaatCTGCTCTTGTAATTCATCAGAAAATCCACACAGGGGaacagcctttttcttgttcagaatgtgggaaatgttttaaagtaAAAtgcaatcttgttatacaccagagaattcacacacgggagaagccattttcatgttcagaatgtgggaaacgttttagcATTAAATCTTCTCTTGTTGTGCATGAAcgaattcacactggggagaagccatttacatgttccgaatgtgggaattGTTTTAGACGGAAATCAGATCTCTgtagacatcagaaaattcacacaggtgaaaagccatattcatgtccagaatgtgagaaatgttttagcaTTAAATCAGCTCTTACTGTACATCAGAAAACTCACAAAGGGAGAAGTAATATTCATGTTCAGAAAGTGGAAATTGTTTAATCCAAAAGTTAAATcttattagacatgagcaaaattaTGCAGGATATGAACCTTTTTTACTTtcaaaatgtggaaaatgttactgcaGTGTAGTGTCATTTTAAGCATGTCTGTGTCTTGTCTCTGTAGTTTCTCCCCCTCCACAGTTTTCTATGAACagcaaatgtcaactcatcccacatAAGTCAaaatatacagtgctcagcataaatgaataCATCCCCTTTGAAATGTAACATTTTAATCAGTATCTCCCTGAAAactagaacaatttccaaaattttgacaacaaTGAGTTTTGAAATTGTTTAACCCCCAACATGAAACTAAGGTTAATAGTATAACTTTAATTtcta contains:
- the LOC143766185 gene encoding oocyte zinc finger protein XlCOF8.4-like translates to MDKDDKEKMAERILHLTLEILFRLTGEDYTVVKKISSECCQATVSEGWGRPLSPITGPPPHPLIHEDINDQKILELTYKIIELLSGEVPIRSQDVAVYFSMEEWEYLEGHQDLYKDVMMEEPQPLTSPVLSSKSTTPERSPSPLFPQDCSEENPNVPQDHQGEDLTNINASETNLSDVKCKEEVLTDEEPDDCIRKLVISSDCEAEDYDSTQDAYEEHALFSDIPSALHSEDLSSDPSEQFLSYKSSKMVKQNKSHRTENEVQKPIAKKSISYSECSKPYSSESNLVTHKKRIHGGLKTFACSECEKCFTRKSCLLRHHKSHTGEKPFSCLECGKSFNEKSHLVAHRRIHTGEKPYSCSECGKRFGVKSALVIHQKIHTGEQPFSCSECGKCFKVKCNLVIHQRIHTREKPFSCSECGKRFSIKSSLVVHERIHTGEKPFTCSECGNCFRRKSDLCRHQKIHTGEKPYSCPECEKCFSIKSALTVHQKTHKGRSNIHVQKVEIV